In Stigmatopora argus isolate UIUO_Sarg chromosome 17, RoL_Sarg_1.0, whole genome shotgun sequence, the following are encoded in one genomic region:
- the ubr2 gene encoding E3 ubiquitin-protein ligase UBR2 isoform X2, with protein MAEAEPDRRALLSDLCSEFLNFSAKDIASGWLSEANLQVEIYRHLAEYVPKILCLGPSGCSSREEQREEQREELSCQLLLSAPLEWLLLGEDPAVGLPQLQESNQPSPLCGHVFKVGEPTYSCRDCAADPTCVLCMQCFLGSDHKDHRYRMTTSGGGGFCDCGDTEAWKKGPYCQKHTPTTNKDSEEDPAAQLPADMAVRSYNIFAIMLKYAVDMLTWTQEDQLPAGLEPTERGDNYYCMLFNDEVHTYEQVIYTLQKAVNCSQKEAVSFATTVDRDGRKSVRYGDIQFCEQAKTVIVRNTSRQSKPLRVQVMHSSVVAHQCFALKALSWLGQIIQYSDGLRRILCQVGLKDGPEGENSSLVDRLMLNDSKMWKGARNIYHQLLMNSLLMDLKYKKVFAIQFAKNYRRLQTDFMEDDHERVVSVTSLSVQLFTVPTMARMLMVKENLMTAIIRTFVDHLRHRDLEGRFQFDRYTAQQAFKFGRVQSLIGDLKYVLISRPSEWTDELREKFLEGLDAFLELLKCMQGMDPVVRQVGQHIEMEPEWEAAFTLQMKLTHIISMIQEWCSTDERVLIEAYRKCLSAVSQCQSSLPDGEQPISLSLAGHSVETFRYHVSQDKVSIHLPVCRLLAGLHVLLSRTEVAARLPEQLPLGELSPPLLIELPLRCLVLCAQVLAGMWRRNGFSLINQIYYYHNVKCRVEMFDKDVIMLQAGASMMDPNHFLMILLRRFELFHLFSSADCRKRYRETNKDLVQQKNTLIEEMLHLIITVIGERYVAGVGQVEPFDEVRREIIHQLAVRPMAHSELVKALPENGNKETGLERVIDSVASFKKPGVTGRGLYELRPEWNKYFNLYFYHYSRADQSKAEEAQRKLRRQNGDDTALPPPFPPPLCPLFASLVNLLQCDVLLAVEGAVLQWAMEPRGGGWTESMLQRVLHLVGMALLEEQQQLENGNGEDDVTFMYTVKISRPGDAPNTSGSVLALLESLQNAPHLEVHKDMITWILKMVANIKTIRERSSSTSTVTISQGHGLEETIRDKDKAERKRKAEMARLRREKIMAQMSEMQKHFINENKELFQQSLEELEASTSANAENSLSSTDSSSVLRVCIGPSRVARGAEGRELVTCILCQEEQEVKCHGRAMVLAAFVQRSTVLSKKRCCALPNAERHDPLFIHPDLSMGIHTASCGHIMHATCWQRYFEAVQLKEQRRQQRLRGHTSYDVENGEFLCPLCECLSNTVIPLLPHTQPPVRGVNHPTLAVWLKSTNEKIEALHYAHKKPSSGDAEEVEPPVPEGFRLDFTPLNPFSSSIIEMITTFSMSTYKVGLKTNPNEQDHRVPVLSWSTCAYTIQAIERLLMDDEKPLFGSLPCRQDECLSAITRFSSACWTSASLPVVHKHFIRLFSALVPDPRVENTPSILDIDMFHLLVYSVLAYTSVHSLDQSRQHTIDSGHIHLLHFITVAHVVQVLLTSNGDKEEVCMEQDSRVSEEEELTCQLYNMLRKHLPSVLPEVESWQLWRRVKAGVSPFLRCAALFFHYLNSTAPPADLLDTGPGQWEALCTYLSLPSILPQLYQTQKALLEPFVSSWCLHSSVSQTLQEGGVNWFPRESNRLIDLPEDYSVLINQASSFTCPLSGGDKSRAPTLCLVCGTMLCSQSYCCQIEVDGEDVGACTAHTFFCGAGLGLFLRVRESQVLFVAGKTKGCFYPPPYLDDYGETDQGLKRGNPLHLCMERYRKIERLWRQHGIAEVIGHAQEANQTLVSIDWQHL; from the exons ATGGCTGAGGCAGAGCCAGACAGAAGAGCCCTTCTGTCCGATTTATGTTCGGAATTTTTGAATTTCTCCGCTAAAGACATTGCATCG GGATGGTTGTCAGAAGCAAATCTTCAGGTGGAAATCTATCGTCACTTGGCCGAGTACGTACCCAAAATCCTTTGCTTGGGGCCCAGTGGCTGCAGCAGTAGGGAGGAGCAGCGAGAAGAGCAGAGGGAAGAACTGTCATGTCAGCTGCTCCTCTCGGCTCCCTTGGAGTGGCTGCTGCTAGGCGAGGATCCAGCTGTAGGCCTCCCTCAGCTCCAGGAAAGCAATCAGCCTTCACCACTGTGTGGACATGTGTTTAAGGTTGGGGAGCCCACCTACTCATGCAG GGACTGTGCAGCTGATCCGACATGTGTCTTATGCATGCAGTGTTTCCTGGGCAGCGATCATAAAGATCATCGATACAGA ATGACTACGTCTGGAGGAGGTGGCTTCTGTGACTGTGGTGACACTGAAGCCTGGAAGAAGGGTCCTTACTGCCAAAAACATACACCGACTACCAACAAAGACTCAGAGGAG GACCCCGCAGCCCAGCTACCTGCTGACATGGCTGTCCGTAGTTACAACATTTTTGCCATCATGCTTAAGTATGCTGTGGATATGTTGACTTGGACACAAGAAGATCAGCTACCTGCAGGCCTTGAACCAAC TGAAAGAGGAGACAACTACTACTGCATGCTGTTCAACGATGAAGTCCACACCTACGAACAGGTGATCTACACCCTGCAGAAGGCCGTCAACTGCAGCCAGAAGGAAGCCGTTAGCTTCGCCACCACTGTGGACAGAGAC GGCAGGAAGTCTGTTCGATatggggacattcagttttgtGAACAAGCTAAGACTGTTATAGTG AGGAACACCAGCCGTCAGTCCAAGCCTCTCAGAGTTCAAGTGATGCACTCATCTGTCGTGGCTCATCAGTGTTTCGCTCTGAAGGCTTTGAGTTGGTTGGGGCAAATCATTCAATACTCGG ATGGTTTGAGGAGGATATTGTGTCAGGTGGGACTTAAAGACGGTCCAGAAGGAGAAAACTCATCACTGGTTGATCGCTTAATGCTTAACGACTCCAAAATGTGGAAAG GAGCAAGGAACATCTACCACCAGCTGTTGATGAACAGCCTCCTAATGGATTTGAAGTACAAGAAGGTCTTTGCTATCCAGTTTGCCAAG AACTACCGACGCCTCCAGACAGATTTCATGGAAGACGACCATGAGAGGGTGGTGTCAGTGACCTCACTTTCTGTACAGCTGTTCACCGTGCCAACAATG GCCCGCATGTTGATGGTGAAGGAGAATCTCATGACTGCCATCATCAGGACATTTGTCGATCATCTTCGTCACAGAGATCTGGAGGGGCGCTTTCAGTTTGACCGCTACACCGCCCAGCAGGCGTTTAAATTTGGACGAGTCCAGAGCCTCATCGGAGATCTCAA GTATGTCTTAATCAGTCGACCCTCTGAATGGACTGACGAGCTTAGAGAGAAGTTTCTGGAAGGCCTGGATGCTTTTTTGGAGCTCCTAAAGTGTATGCAG GGTATGGACCCGGTGGTTCGGCAAGTGGGGCAGCACATTGAAATGGAACCTGAGTGGGAAGCGGCTTTTACTCTTCAGATGAAGTTAACACATATCATATCCATGATCCAGGAGTGGTGCTCAACTGAT GAGCGTGTGTTAATCGAGGCTTACAGGAAGTGTTTGAGTGCAGTTAGTCAGTGTCAAAGCAGCCTTCCAGATGGTGAGCAGCCAATAAGCTTGAGTCTGGCAGGTCATTCTGTGGAGACGTTTCGATATCATGTATCCCAGGACAAAGTCTCCATCCACCTTCCTGTCTGCAGACTGCTTGCCG GTCTACATGTTCTACTCAGCAGAACAGAAGTTGCTGCTCGCCTCCCTGAGCAACTCCCATTG GGGGAACTCAGCCCCCCTCTTCTGATTGAACTCCCCCTGCGATGTCTCGTGCTGTGTGCGCAAGTGCTGGCCGGGATGTGGAGAAGAAATGGCTTCTCCCTAATCAACCAG ATTTATTATTACCACAATGTCAAGTGCAGAGTGGAGATGTTTGACAAAGACGTGATCATGCTGCAG GCCGGTGCGTCCATGATGGATCCAAACCACTTCCTTATGATCCTACTTCGTCGTTTTGAACTTTTTCACCTTTTTAGCTCTGCAGATTGCAGAAAAAGATACAGGGAGACCAATAAG GATCTGgtccaacaaaaaaatactttgattgAAGAGATGCTACACCTAATCATTACTGTGATTG GTGAGCGTTACGTGGCAGGTGTTGGTCAAGTAGAGCCATTTGACGAGGTTCGAAGAGAGATCATCCACCAGTTGGCAGTCAGACCTATGGCCCATAGTGAGTTGGTCAAGGCTCTGCCAGAGAAT GGCAACAAGGAGACTGGTCTGGAGCGTGTGATTGACAGTGTTGCTTCCTTCAA GAAGCCGGGTGTCACGGGCCGTGGTCTTTATGAACTGCGTCCTGAATGGAATAAATACTTTAACCTATACTTCTACCACTACAGCAGAGCCGACCAGTCCAAG GCAGAAGAGGCTCAGAGAAAACTGAGGAGACAAAATGGAGATGACACAG CTCTTCCTCCACCATTTCCTCCGCCCCTTTGCCCCTTGTTTGCTAGCCTGGTGAATCTACTGCAGTGCGATGTGCTGCTGGCAGTGGAGGGAGCTGTGCTGCAATGGGCTATGGAGCCCCGTGGAGGAGGTTGGACAGAGTCCATGCTGCAGAGG GTGCTCCATTTGGTAGGCATGGCTCTGCTTGAAGAGCAACAGCAGCTGGAAAATGGCAATGGCGAGGATGATGTTACATTCATGTACACCGTGAAAATCTCAC gtCCAGGTGATGCTCCTAATACTTCAGGAAGTGTTCTTGCTTTGCTGGAGAGTCTTCAGAATGCTCCTCACCTAGAGGTCCATAAAGACATGATTACCTGGATCTTAAAG ATGGTGGCAAACATCAAAACTATAAGAGAGCGTTCATCCTCAACCTCCACTGTTACCATCAGCCAAGGGCATGGACTGGAAGAG ACGATACGGGACAAAGACAAGGCAGAGAGGAAAAGGAAAGCAGAGATGGCTCGGCTCCGAAGGGAGAAGATCATGGCTCAGATGTCTGAGATGCAGAAACATTTCATCAATGAGAATAAAGAACTTTTCCAGCAAAGTTTAGAAGAGCTGGAGGCATCTACGTCAGCCAATGCCGAAAACAG TCTTTCTAGTACGGATTCATCCAGTGTCCTTCGGGTCTGCATCGGCCCCTCGAGGGTGGCCAGAGGAGCCGAGGGCCGTGAGCTGGTGACTTGCATCCTCTGTCAGGAGGAGCAGGAGGTTAAATGTCACGGCAGGGCCATGGTATTAGCAGCGTTTGTCCAGAGGTCCACCGTCTTGTCCAAAAAACGCTGTTGCGCTTTGCCTAATGCAG aacgacatgacccactgttcattcatcCCGACCTTTCAATGGGAATTCACACGGCCAGCTGTGGACACATCATGCATGCCACCTGCTGGCAGAG GTACTTTGAAGCAGTGCAGTTGAAGGAGCAGAGACGGCAGCAGCGTTTGCGAGGTCACACCAGCTACGATGTGGAGAATGGAGAGTTTCTCTGTCCTCTGTGCGAGTGTCTGAGCAACACCGTCATCCCTCTGCtgccacacacacaaccacctGTCCGCGG TGTTAATCATCCCACTCTGGCAGTTTGGCTCAAGTCAACAAATGAGAAGATTGAAGCATTGCACTACGCCCATAAAAAGCCTTCAAGTG gtGATGCGGAAGAGGTGGAGCCTCCGGTGCCTGAAGGATTCAGACTTGATTTCACCCCACT AAACCCCTTTTCCAGCAGTATTATCGAGATGATCACCACATTCAGTATGTCGACTTATAAGGTCGGGCTGAAGACGAACCCGAATGAGCAGGACCATAGAGTCCCTGTGCTAAGTTGGTCCACTTGCGCCTACACCATTCAAGCAATCG AGCGCCTCCTGATGGATGACGAAAAGCCTTTATTTGGAAGTTTACCGTGCAGACAG GACGAGTGCTTGAGCGCCATTACCCGCTTCAGTTCAGCTTGCTGGACATCAGCGTCGTTGCCTGTGGTTCACAAACACTTCATCAGATTGTTTTCAG CTCTAGTTCCAGACCCTCGGGTAGAAAACACTCCAAGTATCCTGGACATTGACATGTTTCATCTTTTG GTTTACAGTGTGTTAGCCTACACGTCTGTACACAGTTTAGACCAATCGAGACAGCATACGATTGATTCAGGTCACATTCACCTACTGCATTTCATCACTGTCGCTCACGTGGTTCAAGTGCTGCTCACGTCAAACGGGG ATAAAGAAGAGGTGTGTATGGAACAGGACAGTAGAGTTTCAGAAGAGGAGGAGCTCACGTGTCAGCTTTACAACATGTTGAGGAAACACCTACCCAG tgttttaccTGAAGTAGAGTCCTGGCAACTGTGGCGACGTGTCAAAGCTGGCGTCTCGCCGTTCCTTCGATGCGCCGCCCTCTTCTTTCACTACCTAAACTCTACAGCACCGCCAGCTGATCTGTTGG ATACGGGGCCTGGGCAGTGGGAGGCACTGTGTACCTACCTGAGTCTGCCGTCCATCTTGCCGCAGCTCTACCAGACGCAAAAAGCACTGCTTGAGCCGTTCGTGAGCAG TTGGTGCCTTCATTCTTCCGTCAGTCAGACATTACAAGAAGGCGGCGTCAACTGGTTTCCCCGAGAGTCGAACCGCCTGATCGACCTGCCCGAAGATTACAGCGTCCTTATTAACCAGGCGTCCAGCTTTAC GTGCCCTTTGTCAGGCGGTGACAAGTCGCGCGCGCCCACTCTGTGTCTGGTGTGCGGCACCATGTTGTGCTCTCAGAGTTACTGCTGTCAAATTGAAGTGGACGGCGAGGATGTTGGCGCCTGCACTGCGCACACGTTTTTCTGCGGCGCAGGCCTCGGCCTCTTCCTGAG GGTGAGAGAGAGTCAGGTGTTGTTTGTGGCGGGTAAAACAAAAGGCTGTTTCTACCCACCCCCATACCTGGATGACTACGGAGAGACAGATCAGGGCCTCAA GCGTGGGAATCCCCTCCACCTGTGCATGGAGCGTTACAGGAAGATCGAGCGCCTTTGGCGTCAGCACGGCATCGCCGAGGTTATAGGCCACGCACAAGAGGCCAACCAGACGCTGGTCTCCATCGACTGGCAGCACCTGTGA
- the ubr2 gene encoding E3 ubiquitin-protein ligase UBR2 isoform X1: MAEAEPDRRALLSDLCSEFLNFSAKDIASGWLSEANLQVEIYRHLAEYVPKILCLGPSGCSSREEQREEQREELSCQLLLSAPLEWLLLGEDPAVGLPQLQESNQPSPLCGHVFKVGEPTYSCRDCAADPTCVLCMQCFLGSDHKDHRYRMTTSGGGGFCDCGDTEAWKKGPYCQKHTPTTNKDSEEDPAAQLPADMAVRSYNIFAIMLKYAVDMLTWTQEDQLPAGLEPTERGDNYYCMLFNDEVHTYEQVIYTLQKAVNCSQKEAVSFATTVDRDGRKSVRYGDIQFCEQAKTVIVRNTSRQSKPLRVQVMHSSVVAHQCFALKALSWLGQIIQYSDGLRRILCQVGLKDGPEGENSSLVDRLMLNDSKMWKGARNIYHQLLMNSLLMDLKYKKVFAIQFAKNYRRLQTDFMEDDHERVVSVTSLSVQLFTVPTMARMLMVKENLMTAIIRTFVDHLRHRDLEGRFQFDRYTAQQAFKFGRVQSLIGDLKYVLISRPSEWTDELREKFLEGLDAFLELLKCMQGMDPVVRQVGQHIEMEPEWEAAFTLQMKLTHIISMIQEWCSTDERVLIEAYRKCLSAVSQCQSSLPDGEQPISLSLAGHSVETFRYHVSQDKVSIHLPVCRLLAGLHVLLSRTEVAARLPEQLPLVGHHFFGELSPPLLIELPLRCLVLCAQVLAGMWRRNGFSLINQIYYYHNVKCRVEMFDKDVIMLQAGASMMDPNHFLMILLRRFELFHLFSSADCRKRYRETNKDLVQQKNTLIEEMLHLIITVIGERYVAGVGQVEPFDEVRREIIHQLAVRPMAHSELVKALPENGNKETGLERVIDSVASFKKPGVTGRGLYELRPEWNKYFNLYFYHYSRADQSKAEEAQRKLRRQNGDDTALPPPFPPPLCPLFASLVNLLQCDVLLAVEGAVLQWAMEPRGGGWTESMLQRVLHLVGMALLEEQQQLENGNGEDDVTFMYTVKISRPGDAPNTSGSVLALLESLQNAPHLEVHKDMITWILKMVANIKTIRERSSSTSTVTISQGHGLEETIRDKDKAERKRKAEMARLRREKIMAQMSEMQKHFINENKELFQQSLEELEASTSANAENSLSSTDSSSVLRVCIGPSRVARGAEGRELVTCILCQEEQEVKCHGRAMVLAAFVQRSTVLSKKRCCALPNAERHDPLFIHPDLSMGIHTASCGHIMHATCWQRYFEAVQLKEQRRQQRLRGHTSYDVENGEFLCPLCECLSNTVIPLLPHTQPPVRGVNHPTLAVWLKSTNEKIEALHYAHKKPSSGDAEEVEPPVPEGFRLDFTPLNPFSSSIIEMITTFSMSTYKVGLKTNPNEQDHRVPVLSWSTCAYTIQAIERLLMDDEKPLFGSLPCRQDECLSAITRFSSACWTSASLPVVHKHFIRLFSALVPDPRVENTPSILDIDMFHLLVYSVLAYTSVHSLDQSRQHTIDSGHIHLLHFITVAHVVQVLLTSNGDKEEVCMEQDSRVSEEEELTCQLYNMLRKHLPSVLPEVESWQLWRRVKAGVSPFLRCAALFFHYLNSTAPPADLLDTGPGQWEALCTYLSLPSILPQLYQTQKALLEPFVSSWCLHSSVSQTLQEGGVNWFPRESNRLIDLPEDYSVLINQASSFTCPLSGGDKSRAPTLCLVCGTMLCSQSYCCQIEVDGEDVGACTAHTFFCGAGLGLFLRVRESQVLFVAGKTKGCFYPPPYLDDYGETDQGLKRGNPLHLCMERYRKIERLWRQHGIAEVIGHAQEANQTLVSIDWQHL, encoded by the exons ATGGCTGAGGCAGAGCCAGACAGAAGAGCCCTTCTGTCCGATTTATGTTCGGAATTTTTGAATTTCTCCGCTAAAGACATTGCATCG GGATGGTTGTCAGAAGCAAATCTTCAGGTGGAAATCTATCGTCACTTGGCCGAGTACGTACCCAAAATCCTTTGCTTGGGGCCCAGTGGCTGCAGCAGTAGGGAGGAGCAGCGAGAAGAGCAGAGGGAAGAACTGTCATGTCAGCTGCTCCTCTCGGCTCCCTTGGAGTGGCTGCTGCTAGGCGAGGATCCAGCTGTAGGCCTCCCTCAGCTCCAGGAAAGCAATCAGCCTTCACCACTGTGTGGACATGTGTTTAAGGTTGGGGAGCCCACCTACTCATGCAG GGACTGTGCAGCTGATCCGACATGTGTCTTATGCATGCAGTGTTTCCTGGGCAGCGATCATAAAGATCATCGATACAGA ATGACTACGTCTGGAGGAGGTGGCTTCTGTGACTGTGGTGACACTGAAGCCTGGAAGAAGGGTCCTTACTGCCAAAAACATACACCGACTACCAACAAAGACTCAGAGGAG GACCCCGCAGCCCAGCTACCTGCTGACATGGCTGTCCGTAGTTACAACATTTTTGCCATCATGCTTAAGTATGCTGTGGATATGTTGACTTGGACACAAGAAGATCAGCTACCTGCAGGCCTTGAACCAAC TGAAAGAGGAGACAACTACTACTGCATGCTGTTCAACGATGAAGTCCACACCTACGAACAGGTGATCTACACCCTGCAGAAGGCCGTCAACTGCAGCCAGAAGGAAGCCGTTAGCTTCGCCACCACTGTGGACAGAGAC GGCAGGAAGTCTGTTCGATatggggacattcagttttgtGAACAAGCTAAGACTGTTATAGTG AGGAACACCAGCCGTCAGTCCAAGCCTCTCAGAGTTCAAGTGATGCACTCATCTGTCGTGGCTCATCAGTGTTTCGCTCTGAAGGCTTTGAGTTGGTTGGGGCAAATCATTCAATACTCGG ATGGTTTGAGGAGGATATTGTGTCAGGTGGGACTTAAAGACGGTCCAGAAGGAGAAAACTCATCACTGGTTGATCGCTTAATGCTTAACGACTCCAAAATGTGGAAAG GAGCAAGGAACATCTACCACCAGCTGTTGATGAACAGCCTCCTAATGGATTTGAAGTACAAGAAGGTCTTTGCTATCCAGTTTGCCAAG AACTACCGACGCCTCCAGACAGATTTCATGGAAGACGACCATGAGAGGGTGGTGTCAGTGACCTCACTTTCTGTACAGCTGTTCACCGTGCCAACAATG GCCCGCATGTTGATGGTGAAGGAGAATCTCATGACTGCCATCATCAGGACATTTGTCGATCATCTTCGTCACAGAGATCTGGAGGGGCGCTTTCAGTTTGACCGCTACACCGCCCAGCAGGCGTTTAAATTTGGACGAGTCCAGAGCCTCATCGGAGATCTCAA GTATGTCTTAATCAGTCGACCCTCTGAATGGACTGACGAGCTTAGAGAGAAGTTTCTGGAAGGCCTGGATGCTTTTTTGGAGCTCCTAAAGTGTATGCAG GGTATGGACCCGGTGGTTCGGCAAGTGGGGCAGCACATTGAAATGGAACCTGAGTGGGAAGCGGCTTTTACTCTTCAGATGAAGTTAACACATATCATATCCATGATCCAGGAGTGGTGCTCAACTGAT GAGCGTGTGTTAATCGAGGCTTACAGGAAGTGTTTGAGTGCAGTTAGTCAGTGTCAAAGCAGCCTTCCAGATGGTGAGCAGCCAATAAGCTTGAGTCTGGCAGGTCATTCTGTGGAGACGTTTCGATATCATGTATCCCAGGACAAAGTCTCCATCCACCTTCCTGTCTGCAGACTGCTTGCCG GTCTACATGTTCTACTCAGCAGAACAGAAGTTGCTGCTCGCCTCCCTGAGCAACTCCCATTGGTTGGTCACCATTTTTTT GGGGAACTCAGCCCCCCTCTTCTGATTGAACTCCCCCTGCGATGTCTCGTGCTGTGTGCGCAAGTGCTGGCCGGGATGTGGAGAAGAAATGGCTTCTCCCTAATCAACCAG ATTTATTATTACCACAATGTCAAGTGCAGAGTGGAGATGTTTGACAAAGACGTGATCATGCTGCAG GCCGGTGCGTCCATGATGGATCCAAACCACTTCCTTATGATCCTACTTCGTCGTTTTGAACTTTTTCACCTTTTTAGCTCTGCAGATTGCAGAAAAAGATACAGGGAGACCAATAAG GATCTGgtccaacaaaaaaatactttgattgAAGAGATGCTACACCTAATCATTACTGTGATTG GTGAGCGTTACGTGGCAGGTGTTGGTCAAGTAGAGCCATTTGACGAGGTTCGAAGAGAGATCATCCACCAGTTGGCAGTCAGACCTATGGCCCATAGTGAGTTGGTCAAGGCTCTGCCAGAGAAT GGCAACAAGGAGACTGGTCTGGAGCGTGTGATTGACAGTGTTGCTTCCTTCAA GAAGCCGGGTGTCACGGGCCGTGGTCTTTATGAACTGCGTCCTGAATGGAATAAATACTTTAACCTATACTTCTACCACTACAGCAGAGCCGACCAGTCCAAG GCAGAAGAGGCTCAGAGAAAACTGAGGAGACAAAATGGAGATGACACAG CTCTTCCTCCACCATTTCCTCCGCCCCTTTGCCCCTTGTTTGCTAGCCTGGTGAATCTACTGCAGTGCGATGTGCTGCTGGCAGTGGAGGGAGCTGTGCTGCAATGGGCTATGGAGCCCCGTGGAGGAGGTTGGACAGAGTCCATGCTGCAGAGG GTGCTCCATTTGGTAGGCATGGCTCTGCTTGAAGAGCAACAGCAGCTGGAAAATGGCAATGGCGAGGATGATGTTACATTCATGTACACCGTGAAAATCTCAC gtCCAGGTGATGCTCCTAATACTTCAGGAAGTGTTCTTGCTTTGCTGGAGAGTCTTCAGAATGCTCCTCACCTAGAGGTCCATAAAGACATGATTACCTGGATCTTAAAG ATGGTGGCAAACATCAAAACTATAAGAGAGCGTTCATCCTCAACCTCCACTGTTACCATCAGCCAAGGGCATGGACTGGAAGAG ACGATACGGGACAAAGACAAGGCAGAGAGGAAAAGGAAAGCAGAGATGGCTCGGCTCCGAAGGGAGAAGATCATGGCTCAGATGTCTGAGATGCAGAAACATTTCATCAATGAGAATAAAGAACTTTTCCAGCAAAGTTTAGAAGAGCTGGAGGCATCTACGTCAGCCAATGCCGAAAACAG TCTTTCTAGTACGGATTCATCCAGTGTCCTTCGGGTCTGCATCGGCCCCTCGAGGGTGGCCAGAGGAGCCGAGGGCCGTGAGCTGGTGACTTGCATCCTCTGTCAGGAGGAGCAGGAGGTTAAATGTCACGGCAGGGCCATGGTATTAGCAGCGTTTGTCCAGAGGTCCACCGTCTTGTCCAAAAAACGCTGTTGCGCTTTGCCTAATGCAG aacgacatgacccactgttcattcatcCCGACCTTTCAATGGGAATTCACACGGCCAGCTGTGGACACATCATGCATGCCACCTGCTGGCAGAG GTACTTTGAAGCAGTGCAGTTGAAGGAGCAGAGACGGCAGCAGCGTTTGCGAGGTCACACCAGCTACGATGTGGAGAATGGAGAGTTTCTCTGTCCTCTGTGCGAGTGTCTGAGCAACACCGTCATCCCTCTGCtgccacacacacaaccacctGTCCGCGG TGTTAATCATCCCACTCTGGCAGTTTGGCTCAAGTCAACAAATGAGAAGATTGAAGCATTGCACTACGCCCATAAAAAGCCTTCAAGTG gtGATGCGGAAGAGGTGGAGCCTCCGGTGCCTGAAGGATTCAGACTTGATTTCACCCCACT AAACCCCTTTTCCAGCAGTATTATCGAGATGATCACCACATTCAGTATGTCGACTTATAAGGTCGGGCTGAAGACGAACCCGAATGAGCAGGACCATAGAGTCCCTGTGCTAAGTTGGTCCACTTGCGCCTACACCATTCAAGCAATCG AGCGCCTCCTGATGGATGACGAAAAGCCTTTATTTGGAAGTTTACCGTGCAGACAG GACGAGTGCTTGAGCGCCATTACCCGCTTCAGTTCAGCTTGCTGGACATCAGCGTCGTTGCCTGTGGTTCACAAACACTTCATCAGATTGTTTTCAG CTCTAGTTCCAGACCCTCGGGTAGAAAACACTCCAAGTATCCTGGACATTGACATGTTTCATCTTTTG GTTTACAGTGTGTTAGCCTACACGTCTGTACACAGTTTAGACCAATCGAGACAGCATACGATTGATTCAGGTCACATTCACCTACTGCATTTCATCACTGTCGCTCACGTGGTTCAAGTGCTGCTCACGTCAAACGGGG ATAAAGAAGAGGTGTGTATGGAACAGGACAGTAGAGTTTCAGAAGAGGAGGAGCTCACGTGTCAGCTTTACAACATGTTGAGGAAACACCTACCCAG tgttttaccTGAAGTAGAGTCCTGGCAACTGTGGCGACGTGTCAAAGCTGGCGTCTCGCCGTTCCTTCGATGCGCCGCCCTCTTCTTTCACTACCTAAACTCTACAGCACCGCCAGCTGATCTGTTGG ATACGGGGCCTGGGCAGTGGGAGGCACTGTGTACCTACCTGAGTCTGCCGTCCATCTTGCCGCAGCTCTACCAGACGCAAAAAGCACTGCTTGAGCCGTTCGTGAGCAG TTGGTGCCTTCATTCTTCCGTCAGTCAGACATTACAAGAAGGCGGCGTCAACTGGTTTCCCCGAGAGTCGAACCGCCTGATCGACCTGCCCGAAGATTACAGCGTCCTTATTAACCAGGCGTCCAGCTTTAC GTGCCCTTTGTCAGGCGGTGACAAGTCGCGCGCGCCCACTCTGTGTCTGGTGTGCGGCACCATGTTGTGCTCTCAGAGTTACTGCTGTCAAATTGAAGTGGACGGCGAGGATGTTGGCGCCTGCACTGCGCACACGTTTTTCTGCGGCGCAGGCCTCGGCCTCTTCCTGAG GGTGAGAGAGAGTCAGGTGTTGTTTGTGGCGGGTAAAACAAAAGGCTGTTTCTACCCACCCCCATACCTGGATGACTACGGAGAGACAGATCAGGGCCTCAA GCGTGGGAATCCCCTCCACCTGTGCATGGAGCGTTACAGGAAGATCGAGCGCCTTTGGCGTCAGCACGGCATCGCCGAGGTTATAGGCCACGCACAAGAGGCCAACCAGACGCTGGTCTCCATCGACTGGCAGCACCTGTGA